The Streptosporangiales bacterium genomic interval CGAAGATACTCGCCGGGGGGCAAAGCCTCGTACCGATGCTGAACTTCCGGCTCGTTCGGCCCACCGCGCTCATCGATGTCAGCCGCATCGACGCGCTCCGGTACCTGAGTCGAGACGACGACGTGCTGCGGATCGGCGCCCTCACCCGTCACCTCGACATCGAACGCAGTGCCGACCCACGTATCCGCGCCGATTTCGGTTACCTCCGCGATGCCGCGAAGCTCGTCGGGCACTACCCGATCCGTACGGCGGGGACCATGGGTGGCAGCCTCGCACACGCGGATCCGAGCGCCGAATGGTGTCTGCTCGCGTTGCTGCTCGATGCCGAGATCGAGATGACCTCGTTGCGCGGTCGACGTAGCGTCCGGGCGTCGGACTTCTTCAGCGGCTACTACGAGACGGCCCTGGAACCCGACGAGATACTCACCGAAGTGCGGCTACCGGCCCGGTGGTCCCGCGTGGCGCTTCGGGAGTTCGCGCGACGCAGCGGAGACTTCGCCCTGGTCTCCGCTGCCGTGGCCGTCGAGCTGGAGGGCGACGTGTTCGTTGCCGCTCGGGTCGCACTGGGTGGTGTAGCACCGAAGCCGGTGCGAGTGGACTTGGCCGAGCAGGCACTCGTCGGCAGTCACCCCACCGACGAGGTGCTGCGGCAAGCAGGTCGACTCGCAGCCGACGACGTGCGTCCGCCGGCAGACGTGCACGGGTCGTCCGAGTACCGCACGAAGCTCGTCGCGGTCCTCGTCGAGCAGGCGCTGAGGAAGGCGGTCCAACGGTGACAGCGACACCAATCCAACCGGTCGGCCCGGTCATCGGACGGTCTCAGCCGAGGGCGGAGGACCCGTACCTGCTGACCGGACTCGGCAACTTCGTCGATGACATCGAGTGGACGGATGCCCTCGATGCCGTGTTCGTACGAAGCCCACACGCGGCTGCGAGGATCGTCGGCGTCGGCACCGACGAGGCGCTGGCCTTTCAGGGTGCGGTGGAGGTGCTCACCGCCGCCTCGTTCGCCGACGTCGGCGGCATGCGTCCCATGCTCGGTTGGGACAGCTTCGTCCCCACGACGCTGCGTCCGCTCGCCGCGGATACGGTTCGTCACGTCGGCGAGCCGGTTGCCCTCGTCGTGGCCGATTCTCCTTACCTGGCGGAGGATGCCGCCGAACTGGTCGATGTCCGTTACGATCCGACGGCAGCCGTCGCCAGCGTCGACGCGGCAGTTGCCGACGGGGCACCGTTGGTGCATGACGACGTGCCTGGAAACGTCACCCTCGACGTCACCGTGGCTGACACCCCGGGAATCGACGAAGTGCTCGAGAAGGCGGACGTTGTCGTGGACGTCACCGTCACCTCGAGCCGACAGTCGGCATGTCCCATGGAGGGCCGAGCATGCGCGGCCCGGTGGAGTGCGCGCGAGCGTAAGCTGATCGTCTACTCCTCGACCCAGATACCGCATCTGTTGCGCACCGCGGTGGCGGCAGCGCTCGGCATGGACGAGCACCGGGTACAGGTCATCGCCCCCGATGTCGGTGGCGGCTTCGGCATGAAGTGCGCTGTCAGCCGTGAGGAGATCGCGGTCGCCGCCGCCGCGTACCTGCTGCGTCGCCCGGTGAAATGGGTGGAGGATCGCCAGGAGAGTCTGCTGTCGGCATTTCAGGGACGCGAGCAGCGCTATGTCGTGCGCGCTGGGTTCAGCTCGACCGGCGAACTCCAAGGCATCATCGCCGACATCAGTTGTGACGTTGGCGCCTACAACTGCTTCCCCTTCACCTGCGCCGTCGAGGTGCTCGCAGCACCCGCTCAGGTCCCAGGCCCTTACCGGGTGCAGAACTACAGGGGACGAGCACGCGGCGTGCTCACCAACAAACCGCCCATCGCTCCGTACCGAGGAGTGAGTGGACCGCAGGCGATACTCGCCATCGAACGCCTCATGGACAAGGCCGCGCGGGCCCTGGACCTGGATCCCGTCGAGATCCGCAGACGCAACGTGATCGTCGATGGCGAGTTTCCGTACCACACCGTCACCGGTGCTGTTTACGAGCAAGGCAGCTATCTGGCTGCGTTGGAGCGCTGTGCTGCCGAGCTCGATGTCGGCGCGTGGCGCGAGCGGCAGGACCGGGCGCGTGCGGAGGGTCGACTGATCGGCATCGGCTTCTCGTGCTTCGTCGAGGGTGCGGCATTCGGATCCACGGCATACGCACGCCGGAAGATGGACATCGTGCCCGGTGCCGAGAACGTGACCGTACGGATGGACCCGACCGGCGCCGTCGAGGTGCTCGTAGGGACGCATTCCCAGGGCCAAGGTCACGCCACCACCTACGCTCAGCTGGTGGCCAACGAGCTGGGCGTCGACCCTGGCCGCGTCCGGGTGGTTCAAGGCGACACCGACGTCGTGCCACATGGTTGGGGCACGTTCGCCAGTCGTTCTGCCGTGATCGGCGGAAGTGCGGCGAAGCAGTCGGCAGTCCGGCTGGCCGATCGACTACGCGAGGTTGCCGCCCATCTCCTGGAGGCAGCTCCGGACGATATCGAGCTCGTCGGCGGTCGAGTCGGGGTCCGTGGGTCACCGGGCACGGGATTGGACATCGGCTCTGTCGCCCGCACCGTCTACCACAGGAGCCACCTCGTCCCACTGGAGCTGCGCGGTGAGCTGATATCGACAGCGGCGTTCGACTCCCCTGGAACATACTCCAACGCCACACACGGAGCTGTGGTCGAGTTGTCTCCCGATACCGGCCAGGTCCGTATCGAGCGGTACGTCGTCGCCGAGGATTGTGGTGTGGTCATCAACCCGATGATCGTGGAGGGCCAGATTCGAGGCGCGGTAACGCAGGGCATAGCGAGTGCCCTGTACGAGCGCCTGGTCTATGACGAGGACGGGCAGATGCTCACCTCGACACTCATGGACTACCTGGTACCGACGGCACACGAGGTTCCGAACATCGAGATCTGGCATCTGGAGACGCCGTGCCCCACCAGCAAGACAGGCGCGAAGGGCATGGCAGAAGGTGGAACCATCGGTGCACCTGCGGCAGTCATCAACGCGGTCAATAACGCCCTGCCCCGGCACGCCGTGTCATTGGATAGCATCCCCGTGCTTCCGGAGGTCGTGCTGTCCGCGATCGAGGGCGAACACCGCTGAGGAGCTGAAGCGATGACTGAACACACCGTACAGGTCACAGTGAACGGCGAACATCGTACCGTGACCGTCGAAGCTCGGCGCCTCTTGGCCGACATGCTTCGCCACGATCTCGGCAATCACGGCACTCATCTCGGGTGCGAACACGGAATATGCGGAGCATGCACAGTGCTCGTCGACGGACAACCCGTTCGGTCCTGCCTGACCCTCGCCGTGCAAGCGGACGGTCGAACGGTCGACACGGTCGAAGGGTTGGGCACCCCTGAGCAGCTGAGCCCGCTACAGGAGGCCTTCTCCGCCAACCACGGCCTCCAATGCGGCTTCTGCACACCGGGTTTCCTCATGCTGGCAACCGGATACCTGCGAGAGACCAACAACCCCAGCGACGATGAGATCACCGACCTCGTCGCATCTAACCTATGCCGATGCACCGGCTACCAGGGGATCATTGATGCCGTCCGAGACGCCGCCCGGCGTCAACCGTAGTTGAGCAGCAGACAAGAACCCCCGCGTAGAAGGTCGCCGCGGCTGAGCTCGCCAACTACCACTCCTGCCGGCTCTCGACCCACCCGCGAGGAAGGAGCCCACCCATCCCTTAACGGCAGGCCGGGTCTATTCCCGGCCTGGATGTGGGCCCTGGCGCGCCGGTGCTGACTCGATCTCTCGGCGCGATTGATCTCGGTAGCGGTATCGCAGACGAAGCCGTTGCGCAGGTGGTCGAACACCGCGAGGGTTACGTTCAATGAGCCTCTGAAGTCCTCGTAGTGACTGCTCATCAGACTCCCTCCGATCACAGACTTCCGGTCGACTGGACGCCAAGGTTATGTCGCCGCTCGACACTTGGCATTGACCCACAGAACCCACGTAGGCATCAGAACCCGGTGACGCCGGCCAGGGGCTCGAAGCTGGACCCGTTCAAGCCGGCCATCGACGAGATCCTGCGCGTTGATCTGACTGCGCCGCGCAAGCAGAAGCACACGGTGACCCGGATCGTGGACCGATTGATCACTGAGCACGGCATGGTCGGGATCTCCTACCAGGTGGTCCGCGGCTATGTCGCTGGCCGCCGGCGCGAGATCCTGGCCGAGTCCGGGCGCGGCCCGGACACCGCGTTCCTGCCGCAGACCCACAAGCCCGGGTTCGAGGCCGAGGTCGACTTCGGGACGTCGCGGTGCGCATCCGCGGCGAGCAGGTGATCTGCTACCTGTTCTCTTTCCGGCTGTCGTTCCCCGGCAAGGCCGTGCACCGGATCTCGGTTTCATGCGGGCAGGAGGCCTTTCGAAGGCCACGCTCACGCCCTGTCCGTGCTGGGTGGTGTCCCGGTCGGCAACGTGCGCTACGACAACCTGAAGCCGCCGTAGCAAAGATGCTGGGCCTGTCGCGGGCCCGGGTCAAGGCTGACCGGTGGATCGCGTTCCGCTCCCACTACGGCTTGAACAGCTGGTACTGCCGCCCCGGCCAGGTCGGCACGCACGAGAAGGGCGGCGTCGAAGGACAGATCGGCTGGTTCTGCCGCAACCACCTGGTCCCGATCCCCGAAGTCGACAGCATCACCGATGCTGAACGCGCTGGCC includes:
- a CDS encoding xanthine dehydrogenase family protein subunit M, whose product is MKPAPFAYRRADTTAEAVTLLADEGDEAKILAGGQSLVPMLNFRLVRPTALIDVSRIDALRYLSRDDDVLRIGALTRHLDIERSADPRIRADFGYLRDAAKLVGHYPIRTAGTMGGSLAHADPSAEWCLLALLLDAEIEMTSLRGRRSVRASDFFSGYYETALEPDEILTEVRLPARWSRVALREFARRSGDFALVSAAVAVELEGDVFVAARVALGGVAPKPVRVDLAEQALVGSHPTDEVLRQAGRLAADDVRPPADVHGSSEYRTKLVAVLVEQALRKAVQR
- a CDS encoding molybdopterin-dependent oxidoreductase — its product is MQPVGPVIGRSQPRAEDPYLLTGLGNFVDDIEWTDALDAVFVRSPHAAARIVGVGTDEALAFQGAVEVLTAASFADVGGMRPMLGWDSFVPTTLRPLAADTVRHVGEPVALVVADSPYLAEDAAELVDVRYDPTAAVASVDAAVADGAPLVHDDVPGNVTLDVTVADTPGIDEVLEKADVVVDVTVTSSRQSACPMEGRACAARWSARERKLIVYSSTQIPHLLRTAVAAALGMDEHRVQVIAPDVGGGFGMKCAVSREEIAVAAAAYLLRRPVKWVEDRQESLLSAFQGREQRYVVRAGFSSTGELQGIIADISCDVGAYNCFPFTCAVEVLAAPAQVPGPYRVQNYRGRARGVLTNKPPIAPYRGVSGPQAILAIERLMDKAARALDLDPVEIRRRNVIVDGEFPYHTVTGAVYEQGSYLAALERCAAELDVGAWRERQDRARAEGRLIGIGFSCFVEGAAFGSTAYARRKMDIVPGAENVTVRMDPTGAVEVLVGTHSQGQGHATTYAQLVANELGVDPGRVRVVQGDTDVVPHGWGTFASRSAVIGGSAAKQSAVRLADRLREVAAHLLEAAPDDIELVGGRVGVRGSPGTGLDIGSVARTVYHRSHLVPLELRGELISTAAFDSPGTYSNATHGAVVELSPDTGQVRIERYVVAEDCGVVINPMIVEGQIRGAVTQGIASALYERLVYDEDGQMLTSTLMDYLVPTAHEVPNIEIWHLETPCPTSKTGAKGMAEGGTIGAPAAVINAVNNALPRHAVSLDSIPVLPEVVLSAIEGEHR
- a CDS encoding 2Fe-2S iron-sulfur cluster binding domain-containing protein; protein product: MTEHTVQVTVNGEHRTVTVEARRLLADMLRHDLGNHGTHLGCEHGICGACTVLVDGQPVRSCLTLAVQADGRTVDTVEGLGTPEQLSPLQEAFSANHGLQCGFCTPGFLMLATGYLRETNNPSDDEITDLVASNLCRCTGYQGIIDAVRDAARRQP